One segment of Capnocytophaga sp. oral taxon 878 DNA contains the following:
- a CDS encoding bifunctional UDP-3-O-[3-hydroxymyristoyl] N-acetylglucosamine deacetylase/3-hydroxyacyl-ACP dehydratase: MVKQNTLSNELTIEGIGLHTGKQVKMILKPAPIDNGFTFVRSDLEGNPVVEADAAYVVSTERGTVLEKKGVRIQTCEHILAALIGMDLDNVIIELNASEPPIMDGSSKYFVEGIEKIGIVAQDAPRYEYAVKQVITYVNEETGSEITLIPADEYQITTMVDFGTKILGTQNAYLNKLSDFKKEIADARTFSFLHELETLLDHGLIKGGDLNNAIVYVDKEISDTTMQKLKKVFNKEHISVKPNGVLDNLTLHYPNEAARHKLLDVIGDLALVGSRFRGKVIATKPGHFTNTQFAKKLSKIIKNERRNNVPDIDINQPPLMSTADIIKFLPHRSPFLLVDKIFELSDKHVVGLKNVTMDEPFFVGHFPGAPVMPGVLQIEAMAQTGGILILSTVPDPENYLTYFMKIDNAKFKVQVVPGDTLIFKLELLTPIRRGICHMQAYAYVNGKLATEAELMAQIVKVK; encoded by the coding sequence ATGGTAAAGCAAAATACTTTATCGAATGAACTTACTATAGAAGGTATCGGTTTGCATACAGGCAAACAAGTAAAAATGATACTTAAACCTGCCCCCATAGACAATGGGTTCACTTTTGTGCGCTCTGACCTTGAGGGTAATCCTGTGGTAGAAGCTGATGCTGCCTATGTAGTAAGCACAGAACGCGGCACTGTATTAGAAAAGAAAGGTGTAAGAATTCAAACTTGTGAACATATCTTGGCTGCACTTATAGGCATGGATTTGGACAACGTGATTATTGAATTAAACGCTTCTGAACCTCCTATTATGGATGGTTCATCTAAGTATTTTGTTGAAGGTATTGAAAAAATAGGTATTGTAGCTCAAGATGCTCCGCGTTATGAATATGCAGTAAAACAAGTAATTACATACGTAAATGAAGAAACAGGCAGTGAAATAACTCTTATTCCTGCTGATGAGTACCAAATAACTACTATGGTTGATTTTGGAACTAAAATATTAGGCACTCAAAACGCTTATCTTAATAAGTTATCAGATTTCAAAAAAGAAATTGCTGATGCTCGTACTTTTAGTTTCTTACATGAACTAGAAACCCTTTTAGATCATGGACTTATCAAAGGAGGTGATCTAAATAATGCTATTGTGTATGTAGATAAGGAGATATCAGACACTACTATGCAAAAACTAAAAAAAGTGTTTAACAAAGAACATATTTCAGTTAAACCTAATGGAGTGCTTGATAACCTTACTTTACACTACCCTAACGAAGCTGCCCGACATAAACTACTTGATGTAATAGGTGATCTTGCTCTTGTAGGAAGTCGTTTCCGTGGCAAAGTTATTGCTACTAAACCAGGACACTTTACCAACACTCAATTTGCTAAAAAACTCTCAAAGATTATAAAGAATGAGCGTAGGAATAATGTTCCTGACATTGACATAAATCAACCTCCTTTGATGAGTACTGCAGATATCATTAAGTTTTTACCTCATCGTTCCCCGTTCTTATTAGTAGATAAAATATTTGAACTTTCGGATAAACATGTAGTAGGCTTAAAAAATGTTACTATGGATGAACCTTTCTTTGTAGGTCACTTCCCTGGTGCACCAGTAATGCCTGGTGTATTACAGATAGAAGCTATGGCACAAACAGGAGGCATTCTTATTCTTAGTACAGTACCTGACCCTGAAAACTATCTTACTTACTTTATGAAGATAGACAATGCTAAATTCAAAGTACAAGTAGTACCTGGTGATACACTTATTTTTAAATTGGAACTGCTAACTCCTATACGTCGTGGTATTTGCCACATGCAAGCTTATGCCTATGTAAATGGAAAGTTAGCTACTGAAGCTGAGCTAATGGCTCAAATTGTTAAAGTAAAATAG
- the lpxD gene encoding UDP-3-O-(3-hydroxymyristoyl)glucosamine N-acyltransferase, translating into MKFTALQIAEVLGGEVEGNPEIEVYKLSKIEEGCEGSISFLANPKYKHFIYTTDASIVIVGKDFEAETPIKATLVKVEDAYGAFSRLLEFYNNVKLNKVGIEQPSFIAATASLGQNVYVGAFAYIGENVIIGENVKIYPHVYIGDNAVIGDNVTLFAGCKVYSETVIGKNCTLHSGVVLGADGFGFTPNDEGVYSKVPQIGNVILEDDVEIGANSTVDRATLGSTIIRKGVKLDNQIQIAHNVEIGKNTVIAAQTGIAGSTKIGESCTIGGQVGIVGHLQIGNRVRIQAQTGVGRNLKDDEVIQGSPALGYAEYNKSYVIFRKLPNLQKRIEDLEKKIK; encoded by the coding sequence ATGAAATTTACAGCATTACAAATAGCCGAAGTACTCGGTGGTGAAGTAGAAGGAAATCCCGAAATTGAGGTATATAAGCTCTCAAAAATTGAAGAGGGATGTGAAGGAAGTATTTCATTTTTAGCCAATCCTAAATACAAACATTTTATTTATACGACAGATGCCTCAATAGTGATTGTAGGTAAAGACTTTGAAGCAGAAACTCCTATCAAGGCTACCTTAGTGAAGGTAGAAGATGCTTATGGAGCTTTTTCAAGGTTATTAGAGTTTTACAATAATGTTAAACTAAATAAAGTAGGTATTGAGCAGCCCTCATTTATAGCTGCTACAGCTTCATTAGGACAAAATGTATATGTAGGAGCCTTTGCTTATATTGGTGAAAATGTAATTATTGGTGAAAATGTAAAAATATACCCACACGTATATATAGGTGATAATGCTGTAATTGGAGATAATGTTACGTTATTTGCTGGTTGTAAAGTATATTCTGAAACTGTTATAGGAAAAAATTGTACCCTACATAGTGGGGTGGTTTTAGGTGCTGATGGTTTTGGTTTTACTCCTAATGATGAGGGCGTATACAGCAAAGTACCTCAAATAGGTAATGTTATACTAGAAGATGATGTTGAAATAGGTGCTAATAGCACTGTAGATAGAGCTACTTTAGGCTCTACTATCATCCGAAAAGGAGTGAAGCTAGATAACCAAATACAGATAGCCCACAATGTAGAGATAGGTAAAAATACTGTAATTGCAGCCCAAACGGGTATAGCAGGCTCTACGAAGATAGGAGAAAGTTGTACTATTGGAGGTCAGGTAGGTATAGTAGGACACTTACAGATAGGTAATAGAGTGCGCATACAAGCTCAAACAGGAGTAGGACGCAACCTTAAAGATGATGAGGTAATACAAGGTTCACCTGCATTAGGTTATGCTGAATATAACAAATCATACGTGATATTTAGGAAATTACCTAACTTACAAAAACGAATTGAAGATTTAGAGAAGAAAATAAAATAA
- a CDS encoding HD domain-containing protein, which yields MRQRNKLKIINDPIYGFIHIPSSLVFDIIEHRYFQRLRRINQMGLSFLVFPGAKHTRFEHVLGCMHLMQKTVEMLRFKGVQISDKEAEGLYIAILLHDIGHGPFSHAMEHSIVEDISHEEISLRFMEELNTELGGKLELAISIFKGEYPRKFMHQLISSQLDMDRADYLKRDSFYTGVAEGNINSERLISMLNVRNDELVVEEKGLYSVEKFLIARRLMYWQVYLHKTSVGGEQMLIRLLKRAKELVQQGDELKMSTALAFFVKNRITKNDLSKEVLEKFALLDDTDIFAAMKEWQFHPDKILSDLSGMLLNRDLLKIKVRTNNFEEQKIVRLQKLAIANGYTNEEVKYFVFTGMMTNRAYNPEREVIKILTKNGRLVDITKTAEELSLEALSQTTVKYYICYPK from the coding sequence ATGCGACAACGAAATAAGCTAAAAATTATTAACGACCCGATTTATGGGTTTATTCATATACCGAGCTCATTAGTATTTGATATCATTGAGCATAGGTATTTCCAGCGGTTAAGACGCATTAACCAAATGGGACTCTCTTTCTTAGTGTTTCCAGGAGCTAAGCACACCCGTTTTGAACACGTTTTAGGTTGTATGCACCTAATGCAAAAAACGGTAGAAATGTTACGCTTTAAAGGAGTGCAAATATCGGATAAAGAAGCTGAAGGCTTATATATAGCTATATTATTACACGACATAGGACACGGACCTTTTTCACATGCTATGGAACATAGTATTGTGGAAGACATATCGCACGAGGAAATTTCGCTGCGCTTTATGGAAGAGCTGAACACTGAACTTGGAGGCAAACTAGAACTAGCTATAAGCATATTTAAAGGAGAGTATCCGCGTAAATTTATGCATCAACTGATCTCAAGTCAGTTAGATATGGATAGAGCTGACTACCTAAAACGGGATAGTTTTTACACTGGAGTAGCTGAAGGTAATATCAACTCTGAACGCCTAATTTCAATGCTTAATGTTCGCAATGATGAGTTGGTAGTAGAAGAAAAAGGCTTATACTCAGTAGAGAAGTTCCTTATTGCCAGAAGATTGATGTATTGGCAAGTATATCTACACAAAACCAGTGTAGGAGGAGAACAGATGCTTATTCGCCTACTAAAGCGTGCAAAAGAGCTTGTACAACAAGGAGATGAACTAAAAATGTCGACGGCTTTAGCTTTTTTTGTAAAAAACAGGATTACTAAGAATGACCTTAGTAAAGAAGTGCTAGAAAAGTTTGCTTTATTGGATGATACTGATATTTTTGCTGCAATGAAAGAGTGGCAGTTTCACCCTGATAAGATATTATCAGATTTGAGTGGTATGTTACTAAATAGGGACTTGCTAAAGATAAAGGTACGTACTAATAATTTTGAAGAGCAGAAAATAGTGCGCTTGCAAAAATTAGCTATAGCTAATGGCTATACTAATGAAGAGGTAAAATATTTTGTTTTTACAGGAATGATGACTAATAGAGCTTACAATCCTGAACGAGAAGTAATAAAAATACTCACCAAAAATGGCAGGCTAGTAGACATAACTAAAACTGCAGAAGAGCTAAGTTTAGAAGCTTTATCACAAACAACTGTGAAGTATTACATATGCTATCCGAAATAA
- a CDS encoding LTA synthase family protein, translated as MAYFLNKLKPFLYIGGLYVVLSALMRIVFIAHPITTAQFSVVDILKMFSVGLVSDTLTIVLAMSILAVYLVFIANVKYKKPYGYLILGILLLFLAYIQFYPNNIFAQYGGVIPEIALAFFGLKTLCFALLLFFPKYRVTLRNILYFITLAIYIFAIVMNAVSEYFFWNEFGIRYNFIAVDYLIYTNEVIGNIMESYPVVPLFTGVFVVVLALTIWVFVKTKEALVSIPTLVQKVSYCVLYGILALFGLWLLPNLHKLSGSNVFASEIQANGVYKFYYAFTHSELDYFQFYPTIDEAEAEVNVLRPLHATTIEREITADTTESHRNVVLISVESLSAEYLAIFGNDDNRTPFLNSLVDKSIFFTNLYATGNRTVRGLEALTLCIPPTPGESVVKRKDNKNKFTTGRVFASKGYDVKYLYGGDSYFDNMKDFFGGNGYDIVDRDSFTPEEVTFSNIWGVCDEDMANKAIKVMNEQAKTGKPFFNHWMTVSNHRPFTYPEGKIDIAPTEKSRTGGVKYTDYALQRFFEMAKEQEWYKNTLFIIIADHCASSAGSTELPLDGYRIPCFILGDFITPKKIDTMVSQIDIMPTAMGLLNFSYTSKFIGQDVLKEGYKPRAYIATYQDLGYLTPENLTIISPVNKIMQYTLQAKAEQPAAAYPLFYEQKEVDTPKQEGVHNCISTYQATSQWLKNKQLNATTK; from the coding sequence ATGGCTTATTTCTTAAACAAACTCAAACCTTTTTTGTACATAGGGGGCTTATATGTAGTATTATCGGCATTGATGCGTATTGTATTCATTGCTCACCCTATTACTACGGCACAGTTTTCGGTAGTTGATATACTGAAGATGTTTTCGGTAGGGTTGGTATCGGACACGCTTACTATTGTACTTGCTATGAGTATTTTGGCAGTTTATTTGGTGTTTATTGCCAATGTAAAGTACAAGAAGCCTTATGGGTATCTGATTTTGGGAATATTGCTGCTTTTTTTAGCATATATTCAGTTTTATCCTAATAATATTTTTGCACAATACGGGGGAGTTATACCAGAAATAGCCTTAGCATTTTTTGGGCTGAAGACACTGTGCTTTGCCTTACTGTTGTTTTTTCCAAAATATAGGGTTACTTTACGAAATATACTGTACTTTATAACTCTTGCTATCTATATTTTTGCGATAGTAATGAATGCTGTAAGTGAGTATTTCTTTTGGAATGAATTTGGCATCAGGTATAACTTTATAGCGGTTGATTATCTTATCTATACTAATGAAGTGATAGGTAATATTATGGAGAGTTATCCTGTTGTACCTTTATTTACAGGTGTTTTTGTGGTAGTTTTGGCTCTTACTATTTGGGTATTTGTAAAAACTAAAGAGGCACTAGTATCTATTCCTACTCTTGTACAAAAAGTAAGTTATTGTGTGTTATATGGGATATTGGCTTTGTTTGGGTTATGGCTATTACCTAACTTGCATAAACTAAGTGGCAGCAATGTATTTGCTAGCGAAATACAAGCTAATGGAGTATACAAATTCTATTATGCTTTCACTCATAGTGAGTTAGATTACTTTCAGTTTTACCCTACTATTGATGAAGCTGAAGCCGAAGTTAATGTACTACGCCCATTACACGCCACAACTATAGAACGTGAGATTACAGCAGATACAACTGAAAGCCATAGAAATGTTGTGCTTATTTCGGTTGAGAGCCTTTCGGCAGAATATCTTGCTATTTTTGGCAATGATGATAACCGCACACCTTTTTTGAATAGCTTGGTAGATAAAAGTATATTTTTCACTAACCTTTATGCCACAGGTAACCGCACAGTACGCGGCTTGGAAGCACTAACCTTGTGCATCCCTCCTACACCTGGAGAGAGTGTAGTAAAGCGCAAAGACAATAAAAACAAATTTACTACTGGCAGGGTATTTGCGAGCAAAGGATATGATGTGAAGTACTTATATGGAGGTGATAGTTATTTTGACAATATGAAAGATTTCTTTGGTGGTAATGGCTATGATATAGTAGATAGAGATAGCTTTACACCTGAAGAAGTTACTTTTTCAAATATTTGGGGCGTATGCGATGAAGATATGGCTAATAAAGCTATTAAAGTAATGAATGAACAAGCTAAAACAGGCAAACCATTCTTTAATCATTGGATGACTGTGAGCAACCATCGCCCATTTACTTATCCTGAAGGGAAAATAGATATTGCGCCTACAGAAAAGAGTCGTACTGGAGGTGTAAAATACACCGATTATGCCTTACAGCGCTTTTTTGAAATGGCAAAAGAACAAGAATGGTACAAGAATACCCTATTTATAATTATAGCAGACCATTGTGCATCAAGCGCTGGAAGTACTGAATTACCTTTGGATGGATATAGAATTCCGTGTTTTATCTTAGGAGATTTTATTACCCCTAAAAAGATAGATACTATGGTTTCACAAATAGACATTATGCCCACAGCAATGGGGTTATTGAACTTTAGCTATACCTCTAAATTCATAGGGCAAGATGTACTAAAAGAAGGCTACAAACCGCGTGCTTATATTGCTACTTATCAAGATTTAGGGTATTTAACCCCTGAGAATCTTACTATTATTTCGCCTGTAAATAAGATTATGCAATACACATTACAAGCTAAAGCTGAACAACCTGCAGCAGCTTATCCTTTATTTTATGAACAAAAAGAAGTAGATACCCCTAAACAAGAAGGAGTGCATAATTGTATATCGACCTATCAGGCTACCTCGCAATGGTTAAAAAACAAACAACTGAATGCGACAACGAAATAA
- the dnaN gene encoding DNA polymerase III subunit beta, producing the protein MRFIVSSSYLLKKLQVFGSVINSNNTMPILDNFLFELSTNSLTISASDLETTVKGTLQVESDSEGSIAVSAKLLIDILKTFSEQPLTFLVKENNVIEISSTTGNYSLAYLDGAEFPRPVELPEASRVTMLGDVLSTAIQKTIFAVGNDDLRPTMSGVLFQFNENGLTFVGTDAHKLVKYERLDIKASEATDFIMPKKPLNILKGILAGSEAEVTVEYNESNAKFSFDDMEFICRLIDGKYPNYDAVIPKENPNKLTLNRSQFYNSVNRLSLFSNKTTHQIRLKVAGSSLVISAEDVDYSNKGEERFTCNYQGDDMEIGFNSKFLKEMINNLDSDEILLEMSMPNRAGIITPIDGLDEGEKVLMLAMPIMLNNQ; encoded by the coding sequence ATGAGGTTTATAGTATCAAGTTCCTACCTACTTAAAAAATTACAAGTGTTTGGCAGTGTTATTAACAGCAATAACACTATGCCTATATTGGATAACTTTTTATTTGAACTATCTACCAATTCATTGACCATCTCGGCTTCGGACTTAGAGACCACTGTGAAAGGTACTTTGCAAGTGGAATCGGATTCGGAGGGTAGTATAGCGGTATCGGCTAAATTATTGATAGATATTCTTAAGACATTCTCGGAACAACCGCTTACTTTCTTGGTGAAAGAGAATAATGTAATAGAAATCAGTTCGACTACGGGTAATTATTCATTGGCATACTTAGACGGTGCTGAATTCCCACGTCCTGTGGAGTTACCTGAGGCGAGTAGGGTTACTATGCTTGGTGATGTACTTTCGACAGCTATACAAAAGACTATCTTTGCTGTGGGCAATGATGATTTGCGTCCTACAATGAGTGGTGTTTTATTCCAGTTCAACGAAAACGGGCTTACTTTTGTAGGTACTGATGCTCATAAATTGGTAAAATACGAACGTTTGGATATTAAAGCTAGTGAGGCTACAGACTTTATTATGCCTAAAAAGCCGCTGAACATATTGAAAGGTATTTTGGCGGGTAGTGAGGCTGAGGTGACAGTAGAATACAATGAGAGTAATGCTAAATTCTCATTTGATGATATGGAGTTTATCTGTAGACTTATAGACGGGAAATATCCTAACTATGATGCTGTTATCCCTAAAGAAAACCCTAACAAGCTGACTTTAAACCGCTCTCAATTTTATAACTCGGTAAATCGTTTGTCATTATTCTCTAATAAAACAACACATCAAATACGCTTAAAGGTAGCGGGCTCTAGCTTGGTAATATCGGCAGAGGATGTGGATTACAGTAATAAGGGAGAGGAACGATTTACTTGCAATTATCAGGGAGATGATATGGAGATAGGTTTCAACTCTAAGTTTTTAAAGGAGATGATAAACAACTTAGACTCTGACGAGATATTGCTTGAGATGTCGATGCCTAATCGTGCGGGTATTATTACTCCTATTGATGGGCTTGATGAAGGGGAGAAAGTACTTATGTTGGCGATGCCAATAATGCTTAATAATCAGTAA
- a CDS encoding leucine-rich repeat domain-containing protein, with translation MSYIRFKSKIIEQKVKHYLKKKHAHLLVKEGRRVLVKEEGAEFVTKMLIENDDLVSEDLAELEMFPNIKQLELYSGGITHLEALPPLDKLEKLNFGVDVRDYSPLAKYKKLKNVEIYNSEVQDISALCELPKIKILSLSSNKISSIKGIEKLQNLTELTLDRNNITDISPLAALHKLTYLQLENNRISDLSALKNMKNLTSLRLSDNKITNLAPLRELCLETLELDSNAIEDLSDLVGIKTLNRLYICFNPIKDASPLLKMPHLKRIWTDATDIFLPLEAYFEKNITNVVLGGVYPNFIEAQTYSFGRE, from the coding sequence ATGTCGTACATCAGATTTAAAAGTAAAATTATAGAGCAGAAGGTAAAACATTATCTTAAAAAGAAGCACGCTCATCTATTAGTGAAAGAAGGTAGGAGAGTATTGGTAAAAGAAGAGGGAGCTGAATTTGTTACTAAAATGCTTATTGAGAATGATGATTTGGTATCTGAAGACTTAGCTGAGTTGGAAATGTTTCCTAACATAAAGCAGTTGGAATTATATTCGGGGGGTATTACACACTTAGAAGCCTTGCCTCCTTTGGATAAACTAGAGAAACTGAATTTTGGAGTTGATGTTCGGGATTATTCACCTTTAGCTAAATACAAAAAGCTAAAAAATGTAGAGATTTATAACAGCGAAGTACAAGATATTAGCGCTTTGTGCGAGTTGCCTAAAATAAAAATTTTAAGTCTGTCGTCCAATAAAATTAGTAGTATTAAGGGGATAGAGAAGTTACAAAATCTTACTGAACTAACATTGGACAGGAATAATATAACTGACATTTCGCCTTTGGCAGCCTTACATAAGCTAACGTATTTACAATTGGAAAACAACCGAATAAGTGACTTATCGGCTTTGAAAAATATGAAAAACCTGACTTCCTTGCGCTTGAGCGACAATAAGATTACTAATCTTGCTCCGTTGAGAGAGCTTTGCTTAGAAACCTTGGAATTGGATAGTAATGCAATAGAAGACCTTAGTGATTTGGTTGGTATAAAAACGCTCAATAGATTATATATATGCTTTAATCCTATAAAAGATGCTTCGCCTTTGCTTAAAATGCCTCATTTGAAGCGGATATGGACAGATGCCACTGATATTTTCTTACCTTTAGAGGCATATTTTGAAAAGAATATTACAAATGTTGTACTTGGAGGGGTTTATCCTAATTTTATAGAGGCTCAAACTTATTCTTTTGGCAGGGAGTGA
- a CDS encoding GSCFA domain-containing protein, which translates to MDFRTIVTIAETPSITYYSEIVSLGSCFAVNMGEQFAYYKFPITLNPFGTLFQPIAIENVINRAIQGEVYTDNDFFNYNELWHSFSFHSSLSKPTLKEAIAFANEQQTQLRTALQTASVCFITLGTSWVYIHNSTESIVANCHKLPQAHFSKRLLRVEEISDSLSHIIELVKSYNPELQLIFTISPVRHSKDGFFENQVSKGQLFTALYPLIAAKKAAYFPAYELLIDELRDYRFYADDMLHPSPMAILYIWERLINSYITNDTQADMKTVDNIQKGLQHRPFNPETESHQRFLAQLREKIAKFEAKYPHIQFK; encoded by the coding sequence ATGGACTTTAGAACAATTGTTACTATTGCAGAGACACCAAGTATTACTTACTATTCAGAAATAGTGAGCTTAGGCTCGTGCTTTGCTGTAAATATGGGTGAGCAATTTGCTTATTACAAGTTCCCGATTACCTTGAACCCTTTTGGGACACTTTTTCAGCCTATAGCCATTGAAAATGTTATTAATAGGGCAATACAAGGTGAGGTGTATACTGATAATGATTTTTTTAACTACAACGAGCTTTGGCATAGCTTCAGTTTTCATTCTTCGCTTAGCAAACCGACCTTAAAAGAAGCTATTGCCTTTGCTAATGAACAACAAACACAACTACGTACAGCGCTGCAAACAGCCTCTGTTTGCTTTATTACCTTGGGCACCTCATGGGTGTATATACACAATAGCACTGAAAGCATAGTGGCAAACTGCCATAAATTACCCCAAGCACACTTCAGCAAACGACTGCTTCGGGTGGAGGAGATAAGTGATAGTTTATCTCATATTATTGAACTTGTAAAGAGTTACAACCCAGAGTTGCAACTCATCTTCACTATTTCGCCGGTAAGGCACAGCAAAGATGGTTTTTTTGAAAATCAGGTGAGTAAAGGACAGTTATTTACCGCTCTGTATCCGTTAATAGCGGCTAAAAAAGCTGCTTACTTCCCTGCTTACGAGCTGCTGATAGATGAACTACGTGATTACCGCTTTTATGCAGATGATATGCTGCACCCCTCGCCTATGGCTATACTATATATATGGGAACGACTTATCAATAGTTATATTACTAATGATACCCAAGCTGATATGAAAACAGTAGACAATATACAAAAAGGACTACAACACAGACCTTTTAATCCAGAGACTGAAAGCCATCAGCGATTTTTGGCACAGCTAAGGGAGAAAATTGCGAAGTTTGAAGCAAAATATCCGCACATTCAGTTTAAATAA
- a CDS encoding methylated-DNA--[protein]-cysteine S-methyltransferase, which translates to MLIAMATDEAIYVVDFLDNLSWHLDQAIVLKHLGATNVDRENDLLLQLEQQLKEYFAKERKEFSLPIQFVGTPFQEEVWKVLQTIPYGKTISYKEEAVAIGNPKAARAVANANGKNRLSIIVPCHRVIGNDGGLGGYTGGITRKAYLLKLENGL; encoded by the coding sequence ATGCTGATAGCAATGGCAACTGATGAGGCTATTTATGTAGTGGACTTTTTGGACAACCTTAGTTGGCACCTTGACCAAGCTATTGTACTAAAACACTTAGGAGCTACTAATGTAGATAGAGAAAACGACCTCCTGCTACAATTAGAACAACAACTAAAAGAATACTTTGCCAAAGAACGAAAAGAATTCAGTTTACCTATACAATTTGTAGGCACTCCCTTTCAAGAAGAGGTATGGAAAGTACTACAAACTATACCTTACGGCAAGACTATAAGCTATAAAGAAGAAGCTGTAGCTATAGGTAACCCTAAAGCTGCGCGCGCTGTAGCTAATGCTAATGGCAAGAATAGACTATCTATTATTGTGCCTTGCCACAGAGTTATAGGCAATGATGGAGGCCTTGGAGGTTACACAGGAGGGATTACACGAAAAGCATATTTGCTAAAATTAGAAAATGGACTTTAG